The following coding sequences lie in one Vibrio tubiashii ATCC 19109 genomic window:
- a CDS encoding MmcB family DNA repair protein — protein sequence MVWEDLPAGKSGSVRPDVFTIEKSFANPNPISYEIKVSLSDFRSDVTKAKWKSYLDFSYGVVFAVPKGLITKKDIPNGCGLITFNGEFWNTVKRPTLHPAKLNDELLLKLLIAGNQRQTQPEIIQPREFDSYKEHEKLRKKFGKDIGSKLHFIEKYPSMKKELNDMRRSFSKLFDLDLDHWSFESSVRWHIEQLEIMANENERKAAIAKELGSLSNDIERRFNLVIDKYTS from the coding sequence ATGGTATGGGAAGACCTACCCGCAGGTAAAAGCGGCTCGGTTAGACCTGACGTATTCACAATCGAAAAAAGCTTTGCGAACCCTAACCCTATTTCTTACGAAATTAAAGTTAGCTTATCGGACTTTCGTTCTGACGTTACTAAGGCAAAATGGAAAAGCTATCTAGATTTTTCTTACGGGGTTGTTTTTGCTGTTCCGAAAGGATTAATCACTAAAAAAGACATACCTAACGGATGCGGCCTAATCACATTTAATGGTGAATTTTGGAACACTGTTAAGCGTCCAACACTTCACCCTGCCAAGCTAAATGATGAGCTTTTATTGAAACTACTCATAGCTGGCAACCAAAGACAAACGCAGCCAGAAATTATTCAGCCTCGTGAGTTTGATTCTTACAAGGAACATGAGAAGTTACGCAAAAAATTTGGCAAAGACATTGGTTCTAAACTTCATTTCATTGAGAAGTATCCCTCAATGAAAAAAGAGTTGAATGATATGCGACGTAGTTTCTCAAAGCTTTTCGACCTCGACCTAGATCACTGGAGCTTTGAATCTAGTGTTCGTTGGCATATTGAACAGTTGGAAATAATGGCTAATGAGAATGAGAGAAAAGCGGCTATAGCTAAAGAACTTGGAAGCCTATCGAATGACATAGAACGTAGGTTTAATTTGGTTATTGACAAATACACGTCTTAA